The window AGCAACTTGGCGTCGGTTTCCCCGGCAATGGTCTGGGCAATCTTCGGGCTGGTCAGTTCTTCATAGAAGACGTACTTGACCTTGTCCTTTCTTACCTGTTCGACCAATCTGGCCAGGTCTTGCGCTGTGGGCTCGGCATCCGGCGACACGCCCTGGGCCGCAAGATACTTCAGGCCATAGCGGGCAGCCATGTAGCCGAAGGCATAGTGGCCGCCGTACACAATCTCTCGGTCCTTGCACGCGGCAAGGGTCGTTCGATAGGCAGAGTCCAGGGCGCTTAACTGCCGGCTGTAGTCGTCGGTCCGGCGCTCGTAGAGCATTCGGTTGGCGCTGTCCTTCGTCTCAAGCGCCTCGGCGATATTCCTTACCATCTGTTTGGCGTTGTCGAAGTCCAGCCAGATGTGCGGGTCAAGGGAACCGGGCGGCTCGTCTTCATCGTGGAATACGCCGGGAATCATCTTGGTGCTCTGGCTTGCGTCCACGACGATGAGGTGTTTGCCCGCGGCAGCCTTGATTACGTCTGCGGCCCAAGGTTCCATGAACTTGCCGGTGTAGACGAACACGTCAGCCTCACCGACCTTCACGATGTCGCTCGGCTTGGGTTCGAATGAATGAGCCTCGGCTCCCGGGGGCAGGAGCAAGGTCACTTCGGCTTGGTCGGCCCCGATACTCCGGGCCATGTCGTACAGCGGGAATAGCGTCGTCACTACCTTGACCTTGCGTTGCACCCGGCCGGCGGCGCGAGGGCCGGAACTGCACGCTGCCAGCGCGGCAATAGCGCAGGTCGCGACGACATAGACTGTCAGACTGGTTCTATTGCTCATGACCTTTCCTTTCATTGGCACTTCGGGCACATTCCTTCGACGTGCAGGCGGTGGCCGGTGATGCGGAATCCGGTAGTCTGCTCCAGTGTTTTGACCTGCCGGTGGAACGCGCACCTGGGAATCACTCCGACCGAGCCGCACTTCACGCACACGATGTGGTGATGGTGCCCGGACCCGTGTGCACTGCACGCCGCGTAGCGCACGACCCGGTCGCCAAGGTCAATCCTGACTAGCAGACCAATCTCCGCCAGCTCCTCGACAATCCTGTAGACCGTGGGAAGTCCCAGAGTGGCCATTCGCCTACGTACATGGCGGTGGATGTCCTCGACTGTACGGGCGTCGCCTGAACCAAGCAGGTACTGCGCCACCATTCGGCGCTTGGGCGTGGACTTCAGGCCGGCGTCACGCAGCAGCCGGCTGAGCTTGTCGGGTGTCATGGTAAACGGAAATCACTTCTATCTATCATGCCGCCGCTTCCAGCCATGTCAAGCCGGACGCTTCCGGTCATGAGGAGAGGTTAAGGCTAAGGCTGAGGTCTCAAGAATACCGAAGGGATGAATACGGAAAGTGCGG of the bacterium genome contains:
- a CDS encoding Fur family transcriptional regulator — its product is MTPDKLSRLLRDAGLKSTPKRRMVAQYLLGSGDARTVEDIHRHVRRRMATLGLPTVYRIVEELAEIGLLVRIDLGDRVVRYAACSAHGSGHHHHIVCVKCGSVGVIPRCAFHRQVKTLEQTTGFRITGHRLHVEGMCPKCQ
- a CDS encoding zinc ABC transporter substrate-binding protein; protein product: MSNRTSLTVYVVATCAIAALAACSSGPRAAGRVQRKVKVVTTLFPLYDMARSIGADQAEVTLLLPPGAEAHSFEPKPSDIVKVGEADVFVYTGKFMEPWAADVIKAAAGKHLIVVDASQSTKMIPGVFHDEDEPPGSLDPHIWLDFDNAKQMVRNIAEALETKDSANRMLYERRTDDYSRQLSALDSAYRTTLAACKDREIVYGGHYAFGYMAARYGLKYLAAQGVSPDAEPTAQDLARLVEQVRKDKVKYVFYEELTSPKIAQTIAGETDAKLLLLNAAHNVTKDQLEQGLTFFDILRADLASLKTGLECK